The following are from one region of the Pseudomonas lalucatii genome:
- a CDS encoding TonB-dependent receptor, translating into MKLSPLTLAMTLAPGLALAAEPTEPYQAQPLVVTRGTPLQQPAPASVAVVTRRQIEASAASSLVEVLRTQAGLQIRDTLGDGNRVALSLRGFGENAANNTLVLVDGRRLNNPSQQAADLNSVPLANIERIEIIRGAGTVLYGDQAVGGVVNIITRTPLQDEAYVETSRGSHDLEAYRGHAFRQLGGGFSLYANGEARHADGYRDNNHASYSNAFARLRHDHEGGWLLAEYQTIDDELRLPGALSESQRRADRKASFKPRDFSDSKTQVGRFAARQALSDTWTADFDYSYRDSDAVGFLSGAFTQGTRVETLSPRLTAHWDSSLGRSEWLLGHDHITSDYELASAFGTTRFRQTLRDWYSQLSQPLGHELTLTLGYRASEAEDRNQGLGLRHTDHEDSTSLGLSWQADSHTRLFLKREDVLRFANVDDNGFTSPGTRFLEPQTGVSWEGGVEWQDAIQRYQLSLYRLDLENEIAFDSAAPGPFGPGANVNLDDTRRDGLLLEGRRQLNDRLSLNGQYSFTDARYRGGSFKGHDVPWVARHTASLSLHYLLLKGLTGYVEANYTGPRYLASDDAHALPREGGYTLLNLGLSYDYRQFSSKLRINNLTGKRYDSHAGHNAFIAGNKALYPAPEEEVQLSVGYRF; encoded by the coding sequence ATGAAACTGTCCCCACTCACCCTGGCCATGACCCTGGCGCCCGGCCTCGCGCTGGCTGCCGAACCCACCGAACCCTATCAGGCCCAGCCCCTGGTGGTGACCCGCGGCACACCGCTGCAGCAGCCGGCGCCGGCCAGCGTCGCCGTGGTTACCCGCCGGCAGATCGAGGCCAGCGCCGCCAGCAGCCTGGTGGAGGTGCTGCGCACCCAGGCCGGCCTGCAGATTCGCGACACCCTCGGCGATGGCAACCGGGTCGCCCTCAGCCTGCGCGGTTTCGGCGAGAATGCGGCGAACAATACCCTGGTGCTGGTCGATGGCCGCCGCCTGAACAACCCCAGTCAGCAGGCAGCCGACCTCAACAGCGTGCCCCTGGCCAATATCGAGCGTATCGAGATCATCCGCGGCGCCGGCACCGTGCTCTACGGCGACCAGGCCGTGGGCGGGGTGGTCAACATCATCACCCGCACCCCGCTACAGGACGAAGCCTATGTGGAAACCAGCCGCGGCAGCCACGACCTGGAAGCCTATCGCGGCCATGCCTTCCGCCAACTGGGCGGCGGCTTTTCGCTCTACGCCAACGGCGAGGCGCGGCATGCCGACGGCTACCGCGACAACAACCACGCCAGTTACAGCAACGCCTTCGCCCGACTGCGCCACGACCATGAGGGTGGCTGGCTGCTGGCCGAATACCAGACCATCGATGACGAATTGCGCCTGCCCGGCGCATTGAGCGAGAGCCAGCGCCGCGCCGACCGCAAGGCCAGCTTCAAGCCGCGGGATTTCAGCGACAGCAAGACCCAGGTAGGCCGCTTCGCCGCCCGCCAGGCGCTCTCCGACACCTGGACGGCGGACTTCGACTACAGCTACCGCGACAGCGATGCCGTGGGCTTCCTCTCCGGCGCCTTCACCCAAGGCACCCGCGTCGAAACGCTGAGCCCGCGCCTGACCGCCCACTGGGACAGCTCGCTGGGGCGTAGCGAATGGCTGCTCGGCCACGACCACATCACCAGTGACTATGAGCTGGCCTCGGCCTTCGGCACCACCCGCTTCCGCCAGACCCTGCGCGACTGGTACAGCCAGCTCAGCCAACCCTTGGGCCACGAGCTGACCCTGACCCTTGGCTACCGCGCCAGCGAGGCGGAGGATCGCAATCAGGGCCTCGGCCTGCGCCACACCGACCATGAGGACAGCACCAGCCTGGGCCTGAGCTGGCAAGCCGATAGCCATACCCGGCTGTTTCTCAAGCGCGAGGACGTACTGCGCTTCGCCAACGTCGACGACAACGGCTTCACCTCCCCCGGCACGCGCTTCCTCGAACCCCAGACAGGGGTCTCATGGGAAGGCGGGGTCGAATGGCAGGATGCCATCCAGCGCTATCAGCTGAGCCTCTATCGCCTGGACCTCGAGAACGAAATCGCCTTCGACAGCGCCGCGCCCGGCCCCTTCGGCCCAGGCGCCAACGTCAACCTGGACGACACCCGGCGCGACGGCCTGCTGCTCGAGGGGCGGCGCCAACTCAACGATCGCCTGAGCCTCAATGGCCAGTACAGCTTCACCGACGCGCGCTACCGAGGGGGCAGCTTCAAGGGCCACGACGTGCCCTGGGTGGCCCGGCACACGGCCAGCCTGAGCCTGCACTACCTGCTGCTGAAGGGACTGACCGGCTACGTCGAGGCCAACTACACCGGCCCACGCTACCTCGCCAGCGACGACGCCCACGCCCTGCCGCGAGAAGGTGGCTACACCCTGTTAAATCTCGGTTTGAGCTACGACTACCGGCAGTTCAGCAGCAAGCTGCGGATCAACAACCTGACAGGCAAGCGCTACGACAGCCATGCCGGCCACAATGCCTTTATCGCCGGCAACAAGGCCCTCTATCCAGCGCCGGAAGAGGAGGTGCAACTGAGCGTCGGCTACCGCTTCTAA
- the ribA gene encoding GTP cyclohydrolase II, whose protein sequence is MPVVFVAASQLPTPFGVFTMHGFLEEATGKEHVALTFGDVAGGEPVLGRLHSECLTGDALFSLRCDCGFQLEAALRAIAAEGRGVLLYLRQEGRGIGLLNKIRAYELQDGGADTVEANERLGFGADQRDYAICRPMLEHLGIRQLKLMTNNPRKVKALGDMGVAVAARVPLQIDHNPHNKKYLATKAGKLGHLLGSLHQGEVEEPR, encoded by the coding sequence GTGCCTGTCGTGTTCGTCGCCGCCTCCCAACTGCCTACGCCGTTTGGCGTGTTCACCATGCACGGCTTTCTCGAGGAGGCCACCGGCAAGGAACATGTCGCGCTGACCTTCGGCGATGTCGCCGGCGGCGAGCCGGTGCTGGGACGCCTGCATTCCGAATGCCTGACCGGCGATGCGCTGTTCAGCCTGCGTTGCGACTGCGGCTTCCAGCTCGAGGCGGCCTTGCGCGCCATCGCCGCCGAGGGGCGCGGCGTGCTGCTCTACCTGCGCCAGGAAGGACGCGGCATCGGCTTGCTCAACAAGATCCGCGCCTACGAGCTGCAGGATGGCGGCGCCGACACCGTGGAGGCCAACGAGCGCCTGGGCTTCGGCGCCGACCAGCGCGACTACGCGATCTGCCGGCCGATGCTCGAGCACCTGGGCATTCGCCAGCTCAAGCTGATGACCAACAACCCGCGCAAGGTCAAGGCGCTGGGCGACATGGGCGTGGCGGTGGCCGCCCGCGTGCCGTTGCAGATCGACCACAACCCGCACAACAAGAAGTACCTGGCGACCAAGGCCGGCAAGCTCGGCCATCTGCTCGGCAGCCTGCACCAGGGCGAGGTCGAGGAGCCCCGGTGA
- a CDS encoding MFS transporter: MSRSETRRRLALAWWGRLLLTLAPLFGVNLLFGAERQPGPLAMPLFIAGLLAMFASLPQFGAYKRALMATEKALDTPQEAAAWQALGQCRSRAMWVAALPAWVAVGALFAGLEGIPLLLLALSSLVLLYLYRIPRQLG; the protein is encoded by the coding sequence GTGAGCCGCAGCGAGACCCGCCGTCGCCTGGCCCTGGCTTGGTGGGGCCGGCTGCTGTTGACGCTGGCGCCGCTGTTCGGTGTCAACCTGCTGTTCGGCGCCGAGCGCCAGCCCGGGCCCTTGGCCATGCCGCTGTTCATCGCCGGGCTGCTGGCGATGTTCGCCAGCCTGCCGCAGTTCGGCGCCTACAAGCGCGCCCTGATGGCCACCGAGAAGGCCCTCGACACCCCGCAGGAAGCGGCCGCCTGGCAGGCGCTGGGGCAGTGCCGGAGCCGGGCCATGTGGGTGGCCGCGCTGCCGGCCTGGGTCGCCGTCGGCGCCCTGTTCGCCGGCCTGGAAGGCATACCGCTGCTGCTCCTGGCGCTCTCCAGCCTGGTGCTGCTGTACCTCTACCGCATTCCCCGCCAGCTCGGCTGA
- a CDS encoding cobalamin-binding protein gives MSRLALCLLVLLARPAWAVERVVSLAPSLSEIVLELGAAELLVGVLDGGERPVALAHLPSVGRYGQLEMESLLKLQPDLVLLWPDSISPAQRQQLVAFGIPLLVTEPRDLSHLAEQFAEIGARLGRGEQGQLLRRRFNERLAELRTRYRRERPLRVFYQIWDKPLYTIGGRQIISDALRLCGAENVFADLALPAPQVGIEAVLQRDPEVILAGSGAQLDGWRRWPGLAAVRRNQLWPVPDKGLERPSFQMLAATEKLCQQLAEAK, from the coding sequence ATGAGCCGTCTGGCGCTGTGCCTGCTGGTGCTGCTGGCCCGGCCGGCCTGGGCGGTGGAGCGGGTGGTCAGCCTGGCGCCGTCCTTGAGCGAGATCGTCCTGGAACTGGGCGCCGCCGAGCTGCTGGTCGGCGTGCTGGATGGCGGCGAGCGGCCGGTCGCGCTGGCGCACCTGCCGTCGGTAGGGCGCTACGGCCAGCTGGAGATGGAGAGCCTGCTCAAGCTGCAGCCCGACCTGGTGCTGCTCTGGCCCGACAGCATAAGCCCGGCCCAGCGCCAGCAGCTGGTGGCCTTCGGCATCCCCCTGCTGGTCACCGAACCGCGCGACCTGAGCCACCTGGCCGAGCAGTTCGCCGAGATCGGCGCGCGCCTCGGGCGGGGCGAGCAGGGCCAGCTGTTGCGCCGACGTTTCAACGAGCGCCTCGCCGAACTCCGTACCCGCTACCGGCGCGAGCGGCCGCTGCGGGTGTTCTACCAGATCTGGGACAAGCCGCTGTACACCATAGGCGGTCGCCAGATCATCAGCGACGCCCTGCGTCTGTGCGGCGCCGAAAACGTCTTCGCCGACCTCGCCCTGCCGGCGCCGCAGGTCGGCATCGAGGCGGTGCTGCAGCGCGACCCCGAGGTGATACTGGCGGGCTCCGGCGCCCAGCTGGATGGCTGGCGCCGCTGGCCGGGCCTGGCCGCGGTGCGGCGCAATCAGCTCTGGCCGGTGCCGGACAAGGGCCTGGAGCGGCCCAGCTTCCAGATGCTGGCGGCCACCGAGAAGCTCTGCCAGCAGCTGGCCGAGGCGAAATAG